A window from Listeria seeligeri serovar 1/2b str. SLCC3954 encodes these proteins:
- the dxs gene encoding 1-deoxy-D-xylulose-5-phosphate synthase, with amino-acid sequence MSCFYLDLLKIKDPSFIKQLDIKELEALAADIRAFLITSTSKSGGHIGPNLGVVELTIAMHYTFTSPKDKFIWDVGHQSYVHKILTGRASQFETLRQHGGLDGFPKRRESLHDVFETGHSSTSLSAAAGMAIARDIKKEDFRVVPVIGDGALTGGMALEALNHIGDMGKDMIVILNDNDMSIAPNVGALHNVLGKLRTSDKFARTKKDFDKIVRKIPTAGEKVADTAGKIKDSVKHLLVEGTFFEELGFMYLGPVDGHNLQDLITNLEFAKRTSGPVLLHVVTKKGKGYQPAELDKRGTWHGTGPYKVETGSFIKPVQTAPSWSSIISKELMRLAAVDDRIVAITPAMPVGSKLEKFAATFPERFFDVGIAEQHATTMAAGLASQGMKPFLAIYSTFLQRAYDQVVHDVCRQKLNVVFGIDRAGLVGADGETHQGIFDISFLSSIPNMIISMPKDEVEAKRLMDTAFAYDEGPIAIRYPRGNGLGGEQSITTELIPIGEWETIIQPIDAVIITFGPTIQLAIGAAEQLALEGKRVGVINARFIKPLDEALLHHIFKLNIPVLTAEESLLKGGFGSSVLEFMEVNNYTDIIFHRIGLPDQFISHGSVSLILESYGISVSGFVVKINEMLAQSEKLRAKRL; translated from the coding sequence GTGAGTTGTTTTTATTTGGATCTTTTAAAAATAAAGGATCCTTCCTTTATCAAGCAATTGGATATAAAAGAGTTAGAAGCACTTGCAGCCGACATTCGCGCATTTTTAATTACTTCTACATCAAAATCTGGTGGGCATATTGGTCCAAATCTTGGCGTTGTAGAACTAACGATTGCGATGCATTATACTTTTACTAGTCCAAAAGATAAATTTATTTGGGATGTTGGTCATCAATCATATGTGCACAAAATCCTAACAGGAAGGGCAAGCCAATTTGAAACGCTGCGACAACATGGTGGATTAGATGGTTTTCCGAAACGAAGAGAATCGCTGCATGATGTGTTTGAGACTGGCCATAGTTCGACTTCTCTTTCGGCTGCAGCAGGGATGGCTATTGCTAGAGATATTAAGAAAGAGGACTTCCGCGTTGTTCCTGTGATAGGAGACGGTGCATTAACTGGCGGGATGGCTCTTGAAGCACTTAATCACATTGGCGATATGGGGAAAGATATGATTGTTATTTTAAATGATAATGATATGTCGATTGCTCCTAATGTCGGTGCGCTTCACAATGTGCTCGGAAAATTAAGGACATCTGATAAATTTGCACGCACGAAAAAAGATTTTGATAAAATAGTGCGTAAAATACCAACTGCTGGCGAAAAAGTAGCGGATACAGCTGGTAAAATAAAAGATAGCGTAAAACATTTACTTGTCGAAGGTACTTTTTTTGAAGAATTAGGTTTTATGTATCTTGGGCCGGTGGATGGACATAATTTACAAGATTTAATAACTAATTTAGAATTCGCTAAAAGAACAAGCGGGCCTGTACTGCTCCATGTCGTTACAAAAAAAGGAAAAGGGTACCAGCCAGCCGAATTGGACAAACGTGGAACCTGGCACGGTACAGGGCCTTACAAAGTCGAAACAGGAAGCTTTATTAAGCCAGTGCAGACAGCTCCGTCATGGAGTTCGATTATTAGCAAAGAATTAATGCGTCTTGCAGCCGTAGATGATCGTATTGTCGCGATTACTCCCGCGATGCCAGTTGGTTCAAAGCTCGAAAAATTTGCGGCAACATTTCCTGAGCGTTTCTTTGACGTAGGAATAGCCGAGCAACATGCAACGACGATGGCAGCAGGCCTAGCATCACAAGGCATGAAACCATTTCTAGCTATTTACTCCACTTTTTTGCAACGGGCTTATGATCAAGTTGTGCACGATGTTTGTCGCCAAAAGTTAAATGTTGTATTTGGGATTGATCGAGCAGGTCTTGTTGGAGCTGATGGGGAGACACATCAAGGGATTTTTGATATTTCATTTTTGAGTAGTATTCCAAACATGATTATATCCATGCCAAAAGATGAAGTAGAAGCTAAAAGACTGATGGACACTGCATTCGCCTATGATGAAGGTCCGATAGCAATACGTTACCCGCGCGGAAATGGACTAGGTGGAGAGCAAAGCATAACTACAGAGCTTATACCTATTGGGGAATGGGAGACTATCATCCAACCTATAGATGCTGTTATTATCACTTTTGGACCAACGATTCAATTAGCGATTGGGGCAGCTGAACAACTTGCGCTAGAGGGAAAACGTGTAGGGGTTATTAATGCTCGTTTCATTAAACCGTTAGATGAAGCATTACTACACCACATTTTCAAGCTAAATATTCCAGTTTTAACTGCCGAAGAATCCTTATTGAAAGGCGGATTTGGTTCCAGTGTGTTAGAATTTATGGAAGTGAATAATTATACCGATATCATTTTTCATCGGATTGGTTTGCCAGATCAATTTATCAGCCACGGTTCTGTATCACTAATACTTGAATCATACGGTATATCTGTATCTGGATTTGTAGTAAAAATAAATGAAATGCTCGCACAAAGCGAGAAGTTAAGGGCGAAGAGACTATGA
- a CDS encoding phosphate acyltransferase: MTKNNFFSEVAEASSFIFAVAGADDEVVLETIRLALKQNLGKFLLFGKKEDKALTANDSVTWIQADTATAAAEGAILAVKNKEADILVKGFIPTATLMHHVLKKENGLRTGKLLSQIAIFDIPNYHKPLLLTDCAMNVAPKTKEKIAITENAVSVAKKIGILNPKVVLLSAVEEVTDKMPSTVEASEVVNHFGTEIEIAGPLALDVAISKDAAIHKGIKNSIAGEADILIAPNIETGNVLYKSLVYFAGARVGSAIVGAKVPIVISSRNDTPENKLASFILTVRMVGK; the protein is encoded by the coding sequence ATGACAAAAAACAATTTTTTTTCAGAAGTTGCCGAAGCTAGTTCTTTTATTTTTGCGGTGGCAGGTGCGGATGATGAAGTCGTATTAGAAACAATTCGCCTTGCACTGAAACAAAATTTAGGTAAATTTCTTTTGTTTGGAAAAAAGGAAGATAAAGCTCTAACTGCAAATGATAGTGTTACTTGGATTCAAGCTGACACAGCCACCGCAGCAGCTGAGGGAGCAATTTTAGCTGTGAAGAATAAAGAAGCTGATATTTTAGTTAAAGGCTTTATTCCTACAGCCACATTGATGCATCATGTCCTAAAAAAAGAAAACGGACTTAGGACCGGAAAACTTTTAAGTCAAATCGCCATTTTTGATATTCCAAATTATCACAAACCTTTACTACTAACAGATTGTGCAATGAATGTCGCTCCAAAAACGAAAGAAAAAATTGCTATTACTGAAAATGCTGTAAGTGTCGCAAAGAAAATTGGTATTCTTAATCCAAAAGTTGTTCTACTAAGTGCAGTAGAAGAAGTGACAGACAAAATGCCATCGACAGTTGAAGCGAGCGAAGTAGTTAATCACTTTGGAACTGAAATAGAGATTGCAGGCCCACTTGCGCTTGATGTAGCGATTTCAAAAGATGCTGCTATTCATAAAGGGATAAAAAATAGTATTGCCGGGGAAGCAGATATTCTAATAGCACCTAACATTGAAACTGGTAATGTGCTTTATAAATCGCTTGTTTACTTTGCTGGGGCTAGGGTTGGTAGTGCCATCGTTGGGGCCAAAGTGCCAATTGTTATCTCATCTAGAAACGATACTCCAGAAAATAAATTAGCCTCATTTATTTTAACTGTTAGAATGGTTGGGAAATAA
- the recN gene encoding DNA repair protein RecN, whose amino-acid sequence MLQEMTIKNFAIIESLSLSFQEGMTVLTGETGAGKSIIIDALGLLVGGRGSTDFIRHGEERLELQGLFALAEDNFACRNALLENGIDATDDMVVLERSLFRSGKNSCRINGKLVTTVLLRQIGSKLIDIHSQHEHQELMNEEFHLSLLDRFAADKIKPALTKYQANFKEYQTISKEWQNWTKNERELAQRLDMLRFQQQEIENANLQAGEEDRLLEQKNILANFEKLNENLQGAYTAIQGEPGGLEFIGEAMRQMDSAASIHTDYKAVSEAISSSYYMLEDSMSQIRQSLDQLEFQPEELNQIESRLNDLNQLKRKYGKTIEDIIHYEQEISSEMEKLTDSESHVGHLETKLASLKTELTKQAGILTEIRKKAAITLEKQIKQELNQLYMEKAVFSVRFETDKMELTETGQDSIVFYMSTNPGEPLKPLAKIASGGELSRMMLALKTIFSRHQGITSIIFDEVDTGVSGRVGQAIAEKIYAVSVGSQVLCISHLPQVAAMANHHYYITKKVQNKRTTTSVAILHGDEKVEEISRMIAGIEVTELTKQHAKEMIEQAEKVKQTY is encoded by the coding sequence TTGCTTCAAGAAATGACAATTAAAAACTTTGCTATCATCGAATCACTTTCTTTAAGTTTTCAGGAAGGGATGACAGTATTAACAGGGGAGACCGGTGCAGGTAAATCAATTATTATTGATGCACTTGGTCTTCTTGTTGGCGGACGCGGTTCAACTGATTTTATTCGTCACGGTGAGGAACGGCTTGAATTACAAGGCTTGTTCGCGCTTGCGGAGGATAATTTTGCTTGCCGTAATGCACTTCTGGAAAATGGGATTGATGCAACGGATGACATGGTCGTTTTGGAACGCAGCTTATTTCGTTCAGGTAAAAATAGTTGCAGAATCAATGGAAAACTTGTAACGACTGTATTACTTCGCCAAATCGGTTCGAAGCTAATTGATATCCATAGCCAGCATGAACACCAAGAATTGATGAACGAGGAATTTCATTTATCGCTGTTAGATCGTTTTGCAGCGGATAAAATTAAACCAGCTTTAACCAAATATCAAGCAAATTTTAAAGAATATCAAACCATTTCGAAAGAATGGCAAAATTGGACTAAGAATGAACGGGAACTTGCACAACGACTTGATATGCTTCGTTTTCAACAACAAGAAATCGAAAATGCTAATTTACAAGCTGGGGAAGAAGACCGTTTACTGGAACAAAAAAATATTTTAGCTAATTTTGAGAAGTTAAATGAAAACTTGCAAGGGGCTTACACGGCAATTCAAGGGGAGCCAGGCGGACTTGAATTTATCGGGGAAGCAATGCGTCAAATGGATTCAGCTGCAAGTATTCATACAGATTATAAAGCAGTGAGTGAAGCGATTTCTTCAAGTTACTACATGTTAGAAGATAGCATGAGCCAAATTAGACAATCGCTAGACCAATTAGAGTTCCAACCAGAAGAACTCAACCAAATTGAATCTCGTTTAAATGACTTGAATCAGTTGAAACGTAAATATGGTAAAACAATTGAAGACATTATCCACTACGAACAAGAAATTAGTAGTGAAATGGAAAAATTAACCGATAGTGAATCTCATGTCGGTCATCTAGAAACAAAACTAGCTAGTTTGAAAACAGAACTTACGAAACAAGCAGGCATTTTAACAGAAATTCGTAAAAAAGCGGCAATCACTTTAGAAAAACAAATTAAACAAGAATTAAATCAACTCTATATGGAAAAAGCCGTTTTTAGTGTTCGCTTTGAAACGGACAAAATGGAATTAACGGAAACCGGACAAGATAGCATTGTTTTCTATATGTCTACCAATCCTGGGGAACCACTAAAGCCACTAGCAAAAATCGCTTCAGGCGGCGAATTATCTCGGATGATGCTTGCGCTAAAAACAATTTTTTCGAGACACCAAGGAATTACATCCATTATCTTTGATGAAGTAGATACTGGAGTAAGTGGTCGCGTTGGTCAAGCTATTGCAGAGAAAATTTATGCCGTCTCAGTTGGCTCACAAGTTCTTTGTATCAGTCATTTACCGCAAGTTGCTGCGATGGCTAATCATCATTACTACATTACGAAAAAGGTACAAAATAAGCGCACAACCACTTCTGTAGCTATTCTCCATGGCGACGAAAAAGTAGAAGAAATCAGCCGAATGATAGCGGGAATCGAAGTGACAGAACTAACCAAACAACATGCCAAAGAAATGATTGAACAAGCCGAAAAAGTGAAACAGACTTATTAA
- a CDS encoding TlyA family RNA methyltransferase, with amino-acid sequence MTIKKERADILLVEQGLFETREKAKRAIMAGIVYRKEERVDKPGEKIPVDSELQVKGKQMPYVSRGGLKLEKALEVFDFDVKDKLMLDIGASTGGFTDCALQNGARHSYALDVGYNQLAWKLRNDDRVTVMERTNFRHVTPADFGEGLAEFATIDVSFISLKLILPVLRTVLVTGGDVMTLIKPQFEAGREQVGKKGIIRDPAVHQSVVEHIVQFALDNGYDLMGLDFSPITGGEGNIEFIAHLKWTGEETGTNLLPADEITKLVTKAHTKLDK; translated from the coding sequence ATGACAATAAAAAAAGAGCGGGCAGACATTCTGCTAGTAGAACAAGGATTATTCGAAACAAGAGAAAAAGCGAAACGTGCTATTATGGCAGGAATAGTTTATCGAAAAGAGGAACGCGTGGATAAACCAGGCGAAAAGATCCCAGTAGATAGTGAACTTCAAGTTAAAGGAAAGCAAATGCCCTACGTTAGTCGTGGTGGGCTAAAATTAGAAAAAGCATTGGAAGTATTTGATTTTGATGTTAAAGATAAATTAATGCTTGATATCGGTGCGTCTACAGGTGGTTTTACTGACTGCGCATTACAAAATGGAGCAAGACATTCTTATGCACTAGATGTTGGCTACAATCAACTTGCATGGAAATTGCGCAATGATGATCGTGTAACTGTAATGGAACGCACTAATTTTCGCCATGTTACGCCAGCAGACTTTGGTGAGGGGTTAGCAGAATTTGCAACGATTGATGTGTCGTTTATTTCATTAAAGCTTATTTTACCAGTACTTAGGACGGTTCTTGTAACTGGCGGGGATGTCATGACTTTGATTAAGCCACAATTTGAAGCTGGTCGAGAGCAAGTTGGTAAAAAAGGAATTATTCGGGATCCTGCAGTTCATCAATCCGTCGTAGAACATATTGTGCAATTTGCTTTAGATAATGGGTACGACTTAATGGGGCTTGATTTTTCACCAATAACGGGCGGAGAAGGTAATATCGAATTCATTGCCCACCTTAAGTGGACTGGTGAAGAAACAGGTACCAACCTTTTACCGGCAGACGAAATTACAAAACTCGTGACAAAAGCACATACAAAATTAGATAAATAA
- the ahrC gene encoding transcriptional regulator AhrC/ArgR — MNKGHRHIIIRELITSNEIDTQEDLVELLLERDVKVTQATVSRDIKELHLVKVPTQTGGYKYSLPADNSFNPHQKLKRALIDCFIGIDTVQFMIIIKVMPGNGNSVGALIDNLDWPEKAGTLCGDDTCLIICRSEENAKTLTDRFIDML, encoded by the coding sequence ATGAATAAAGGTCATCGTCATATTATTATTCGAGAATTGATTACATCTAATGAGATTGACACGCAAGAAGATTTAGTAGAACTTCTATTAGAACGCGATGTTAAAGTCACCCAAGCAACTGTTTCCCGTGATATTAAAGAACTGCATCTTGTCAAAGTTCCAACACAAACTGGTGGCTATAAGTATAGTTTGCCTGCCGATAATAGCTTCAACCCACATCAGAAACTAAAACGCGCCCTCATTGATTGCTTCATTGGCATTGATACAGTGCAATTTATGATTATTATAAAAGTAATGCCAGGAAACGGTAATTCTGTTGGTGCGCTAATAGATAATCTAGACTGGCCAGAAAAAGCAGGAACACTTTGTGGAGATGACACATGTTTGATTATTTGTCGCTCCGAAGAAAATGCAAAAACATTAACGGATCGTTTTATAGATATGCTTTAA
- the buk gene encoding butyrate kinase — protein MSFDVLTINPGSTSTKLAVYQGDKLLFEETIRHGMEELANFKNVQEQFDFRWQVLRRVIDAFGYDRNQLDAVVGRGGLLRPVAGGTYMVTDKMLEDLQENRYGEHASNLGAMLAKKLADELQISSYIVDPVVVDELQPVARFSGNELIARKSIFHALNHKAVGRKIAKELGSDYENMNFVIAHLGGGISVAAHRQGKAIDVNNALDGDGPFSPERSGSLPMNDFLEACFSGNWTKHELHDLIVGRGGMISYLGTNSMLDVEAKVQAGDERAIDAFEAMAYQVSKEIGACSVVLQGKIDAIILTGGLARSELFTNKIIGQTSWIANVIIEPGEDELEALNNGVQRVLAGLEKEKIY, from the coding sequence ATGTCTTTTGATGTTTTGACAATAAATCCTGGTTCTACTTCCACCAAACTCGCCGTATACCAAGGCGACAAGCTGTTGTTTGAAGAAACAATTAGACATGGAATGGAAGAACTAGCCAATTTTAAAAATGTACAGGAACAATTTGATTTTAGATGGCAAGTTTTACGAAGAGTGATAGATGCATTTGGTTATGATAGGAACCAGTTAGATGCAGTAGTTGGGCGCGGGGGATTACTTCGACCAGTTGCTGGTGGTACATATATGGTTACAGATAAGATGCTAGAAGATTTACAAGAAAACAGATACGGTGAGCATGCCTCAAACCTTGGCGCAATGCTTGCAAAAAAATTAGCAGATGAGCTTCAAATTTCCAGCTACATCGTTGACCCAGTTGTTGTCGATGAATTACAGCCAGTTGCTAGATTTTCAGGTAACGAGCTTATTGCTAGGAAAAGTATTTTTCACGCTTTAAATCATAAAGCAGTTGGTCGGAAAATTGCTAAAGAGCTAGGTTCTGATTATGAAAATATGAATTTTGTTATTGCGCACTTAGGCGGTGGAATTTCCGTAGCCGCACACAGACAAGGTAAAGCAATTGATGTTAATAATGCATTGGACGGAGATGGTCCATTCAGTCCGGAACGTTCTGGTTCGTTACCTATGAATGATTTTTTAGAAGCATGCTTTAGTGGTAATTGGACAAAACATGAACTGCATGATTTGATTGTCGGCCGTGGTGGGATGATTTCTTACTTAGGGACAAATAGTATGTTAGATGTGGAAGCCAAAGTACAAGCGGGTGACGAGAGAGCAATCGACGCTTTTGAAGCAATGGCATATCAAGTCAGTAAAGAAATCGGCGCTTGTTCGGTTGTGTTACAAGGAAAAATTGATGCGATTATCTTAACCGGCGGACTTGCAAGAAGCGAGCTTTTTACAAATAAAATCATAGGACAAACAAGCTGGATAGCAAACGTCATTATCGAACCAGGAGAAGACGAATTAGAAGCTTTAAATAATGGCGTGCAACGAGTTCTTGCGGGTCTAGAAAAAGAAAAAATTTACTAA
- a CDS encoding cold-shock protein, with product MEQGTVKWFNAEKGFGFIERENGDDVFVHFSAIQGDGFKSLDEGQAVSFDVEEGQRGPQAANVQKA from the coding sequence ATGGAACAAGGTACAGTAAAATGGTTTAACGCAGAAAAAGGATTTGGTTTTATCGAACGCGAAAACGGTGACGATGTATTCGTACATTTCAGCGCTATCCAAGGTGACGGATTCAAATCTTTAGACGAAGGTCAAGCAGTATCTTTCGACGTTGAAGAAGGCCAACGCGGACCTCAAGCAGCTAACGTTCAAAAAGCGTAA